The proteins below are encoded in one region of Flavobacterium nackdongense:
- the alaS gene encoding alanine--tRNA ligase: MKSQDVRKQFLDFFESKGHLIVPSAPIVLKNDPTLMFNNSGMAQFKEYFLGNGTPKSKRIADTQKCLRVSGKHNDLEEVGIDTYHHTMFEMLGNWSFGDYFKKEAINWAWELLTEVYKIPKDILYVSVFEGNADENVPFDQEAYDIWKTLIDEDRIILGNKKDNFWEMGDQGPCGPCSEIHVDIRSAEEKALVSGKSLVNNDHPHVVEIWNNVFMEFNRKADGSLEKLPAQHVDTGMGFERLCMVLQGVQSNYDTDVFTPLIKEIELITGTKYTIKASNEQEDKVNIAIRVIADHVRAVAFAIADGQLPSNTGAGYVIRRILRRAIRYGFTFLGTKEPFIFKLVETLSHQMGDSFPEIKSQKTLCSNVIREEENSFLRTLDQGLVLLENIITNSNDTVISGKKAFELFDTYGFPIDLTALILSEKGLSLDETAFEAELQKQKERSRAASKVKAGDWQILADDDEQEFIGYDYTEAKVKITKYRKVDSVKDGEIYQLVFNMTPFYPEGGGQVGDVGVLETANGDVIYIIDTKKENNQIIHFAKELPENLSEIFKVIVGPDLRRKSAANHSATHLMHQALRTVLGTHVEQKGSLVNPKALRFDFSHFSKMTDEELSQVEDFVNARIQEQLPLIERRSIPIQQALDEGAMALFGEKYGDTVRAIKFGESMELCGGIHVKNTAEIWHFKIVSEGAVAAGIRRIEAITSDAVQTYFENQESTLIAVKNALKNPQDVIKAVQSLQDDNAKLKKQLEGLLKDKAKNMKGELAQELQEINGIQFLAKQVDLSPEGAKDLAYELGTLGANIFLVLATTTEDKPMLSCYISKELVADKNLNAGQVVRELGKFIQGGGGGQPFFATAGGKNVTGIPEALAKAIDFVK, translated from the coding sequence ATGAAATCACAAGACGTACGCAAACAATTTCTAGATTTTTTCGAAAGCAAAGGACACTTAATCGTTCCTTCAGCTCCGATAGTGCTTAAAAATGATCCAACCCTGATGTTCAACAACTCGGGAATGGCACAGTTCAAGGAATATTTCCTTGGCAACGGAACACCGAAAAGCAAAAGAATTGCCGATACGCAAAAATGTCTTCGCGTTTCAGGAAAGCATAATGATTTGGAGGAAGTTGGAATTGACACTTACCACCATACGATGTTCGAAATGTTGGGCAACTGGTCCTTTGGCGATTATTTCAAAAAAGAAGCCATCAACTGGGCTTGGGAATTGTTGACCGAAGTCTATAAAATACCAAAAGACATTTTATACGTTTCCGTTTTTGAAGGAAATGCAGACGAAAACGTGCCTTTCGACCAAGAAGCCTATGATATTTGGAAAACCTTAATCGATGAAGACCGTATAATTCTAGGAAACAAAAAAGACAATTTCTGGGAAATGGGTGATCAAGGACCTTGTGGCCCGTGTTCCGAAATTCACGTAGACATTCGTTCTGCCGAAGAAAAAGCATTGGTTTCTGGAAAATCATTGGTAAACAATGACCATCCTCACGTAGTCGAGATTTGGAATAACGTTTTTATGGAATTCAACCGTAAAGCCGATGGTTCGTTAGAAAAATTACCAGCACAACACGTCGATACTGGAATGGGATTCGAAAGATTGTGTATGGTTTTGCAAGGCGTTCAATCGAATTATGATACGGATGTTTTCACGCCGCTTATCAAAGAAATCGAGTTAATCACCGGAACAAAATACACGATCAAGGCTTCCAATGAACAAGAAGATAAAGTAAATATTGCCATTCGTGTGATTGCCGATCACGTTCGTGCTGTAGCGTTCGCTATTGCCGATGGTCAGTTGCCTTCGAATACGGGTGCAGGTTATGTGATTCGTAGAATTTTGCGTCGCGCCATTCGTTACGGTTTTACGTTTTTGGGTACCAAAGAACCTTTTATTTTTAAATTGGTCGAAACATTGAGTCACCAAATGGGAGATTCATTCCCAGAAATAAAATCACAAAAAACACTTTGCAGCAACGTGATTCGCGAAGAAGAAAATTCTTTTTTAAGAACTTTGGATCAAGGTTTGGTTTTATTGGAAAACATTATTACCAATTCAAATGACACCGTTATTTCTGGAAAAAAAGCTTTCGAATTGTTTGATACTTATGGTTTTCCAATCGACCTGACGGCTTTGATTCTTTCGGAAAAAGGATTGAGTTTAGATGAAACCGCTTTCGAAGCCGAATTGCAAAAACAAAAGGAACGTTCTCGTGCAGCATCCAAAGTAAAAGCGGGAGATTGGCAAATTTTAGCGGATGATGATGAGCAAGAATTTATAGGCTACGATTATACCGAAGCCAAAGTTAAAATTACCAAATACAGAAAAGTAGATAGTGTAAAAGACGGTGAAATTTACCAATTGGTGTTCAATATGACGCCATTTTATCCAGAAGGAGGAGGACAGGTTGGAGATGTTGGAGTGCTGGAAACCGCCAACGGAGATGTGATTTATATCATTGATACCAAAAAGGAAAACAACCAGATCATTCATTTTGCCAAAGAATTGCCTGAGAATTTAAGCGAAATTTTCAAAGTTATTGTTGGCCCAGATTTAAGACGCAAATCGGCTGCAAATCACTCGGCGACCCACTTGATGCATCAAGCGTTGCGGACTGTTTTGGGAACTCACGTAGAGCAAAAAGGATCTTTGGTTAATCCGAAAGCGCTGCGCTTCGACTTTTCTCATTTTTCTAAAATGACAGACGAGGAATTAAGTCAGGTAGAAGATTTTGTGAATGCAAGAATTCAAGAACAATTGCCTTTGATCGAAAGAAGAAGTATTCCTATCCAGCAAGCTTTAGACGAAGGCGCAATGGCTTTGTTTGGAGAAAAATATGGCGACACTGTTCGCGCCATCAAATTTGGTGAAAGTATGGAGTTGTGTGGTGGAATTCACGTGAAGAATACCGCCGAAATTTGGCATTTCAAAATTGTTTCGGAAGGTGCAGTGGCAGCGGGAATTCGTCGTATCGAAGCGATTACTAGCGATGCGGTGCAAACGTATTTTGAAAACCAAGAAAGCACTTTGATAGCCGTTAAGAATGCATTGAAAAATCCTCAAGATGTGATCAAAGCCGTTCAATCGCTACAAGACGACAATGCGAAATTGAAAAAACAATTAGAAGGACTGTTGAAAGACAAAGCCAAAAATATGAAAGGCGAATTGGCTCAAGAATTACAGGAAATTAATGGAATTCAATTCTTGGCAAAACAAGTCGATTTGAGTCCGGAAGGAGCTAAAGATTTGGCGTATGAGCTGGGAACTTTAGGTGCCAATATTTTCCTAGTTTTGGCCACAACCACCGAAGACAAACCAATGTTGAGTTGCTATATTTCGAAAGAATTAGTTGCCGATAAAAATTTGAACGCAGGGCAGGTGGTTCGTGAATTGGGTAAATTCATTCAAGGCGGAGGAGGAGGTCAACCATTTTTCGCTACGGCAGGAGGAAAAAATGTGACAGGAATTCCTGAAGCTTTGGCAAAAGCTATTGATTTTGTGAAGTAA
- a CDS encoding M23 family metallopeptidase: MAKVKYYYDSENLAYRKIITKTRKKIGVVFLFLVASALFGFLSVVFLLNTPYFETPKNRIQARELENLKIRYAILNKKIDQIENVIDQIEDRDNNLYRVYFNASPIALEERKSGYKGANRYKELEGFDNSKLVMYTTKRIDVLQKELAIQSKSLDEILKMAKAKDKLLAAIPAIQPVKNENLKSMVSGFGYRTDPFTKARKMHEGMDFTAKTGTPIFATGDGVVERADNTASGFGNHIVIRHGFGYETLYAHLSKYKCRAGQRIQRGDIIGYVGSTGRSEGPHLHYEVHKNGKVVNPLNFYYGNISAVEYVAIAQLADQENQSFD, encoded by the coding sequence ATGGCGAAAGTAAAATATTATTACGATTCCGAAAATCTAGCCTATAGAAAGATTATTACTAAAACGAGAAAGAAAATTGGCGTTGTTTTTTTGTTTTTAGTGGCCTCGGCCTTGTTTGGTTTTTTAAGTGTAGTGTTTTTGCTGAATACTCCATATTTTGAAACCCCGAAAAACAGAATTCAGGCGAGAGAACTTGAAAATTTGAAAATTCGTTATGCCATTTTGAATAAAAAAATAGATCAAATTGAAAATGTAATTGACCAAATCGAGGATCGCGACAACAATTTGTATCGGGTCTATTTTAACGCTTCGCCTATCGCGCTCGAGGAACGTAAATCAGGTTATAAGGGAGCGAATCGCTATAAGGAATTAGAAGGATTTGACAATTCAAAATTGGTGATGTACACTACCAAAAGAATCGATGTCCTTCAAAAAGAGCTTGCTATTCAGTCGAAATCGTTGGATGAAATTTTGAAAATGGCCAAAGCAAAAGATAAATTATTGGCTGCGATTCCTGCAATTCAGCCAGTGAAAAATGAAAATTTGAAAAGTATGGTTTCTGGTTTTGGATATCGAACAGATCCTTTTACCAAGGCTAGAAAAATGCACGAGGGAATGGATTTTACAGCCAAAACAGGAACACCAATATTTGCCACAGGTGATGGAGTTGTAGAAAGAGCCGATAACACCGCTTCGGGATTTGGCAATCACATCGTAATTCGACACGGATTTGGATATGAAACTTTATATGCGCACCTTAGCAAATACAAATGTAGAGCGGGTCAACGTATTCAGCGAGGTGACATTATAGGTTATGTAGGAAGCACAGGAAGGTCAGAAGGGCCTCATTTGCATTATGAAGTGCACAAAAATGGGAAAGTAGTGAATCCGTTGAACTTTTATTACGGCAATATTTCGGCGGTGGAATATGTTGCTATTGCACAATTAGCCGATCAGGAAAATCAGTCGTTTGACTAG
- a CDS encoding MerR family transcriptional regulator, with translation MHIELSKDKRYYSIGELAKAFDVNASLIRFWDSEFDILKPKKNAKGNRMFTPEDVKNLQLIYHLVKERGFTLEGARTHLKEGQKKTLDKFDIISKLESIKVQLTNIKNEL, from the coding sequence ATGCACATAGAGTTATCCAAAGACAAAAGATATTACAGCATTGGGGAATTGGCTAAAGCCTTTGATGTCAATGCTTCACTTATTCGCTTTTGGGATAGTGAATTTGACATCCTGAAACCCAAGAAAAATGCCAAAGGCAACCGGATGTTTACACCCGAAGATGTGAAAAATCTGCAATTGATATATCATTTGGTGAAAGAAAGAGGCTTCACGCTCGAAGGTGCCAGAACACATTTGAAAGAAGGACAAAAGAAAACATTGGACAAGTTTGACATTATCAGCAAACTGGAAAGCATAAAAGTACAGTTGACGAATATCAAGAATGAACTATAG
- a CDS encoding LemA family protein, which produces MDFKKFLPWIIGAVVIFGIYGWVKGINNTAVTLDQTVEQSWGDVQTSYQRRNDLIGNLVNTVKGAADFEKGTLTAVIEARAKATSVTVDPKNITPEQLAQFNQAQSGVSSSLSKLLLTVEAYPELKANANFLKLQDELASTENQILTARTRFNEAVKPYNTHIKTFPNSLFAGIFGFKEKAYFQAVAGAEKPVEVKF; this is translated from the coding sequence ATGGATTTTAAAAAATTTTTACCTTGGATTATTGGAGCAGTCGTGATTTTCGGAATTTATGGCTGGGTTAAAGGAATAAACAACACTGCAGTGACTTTAGATCAAACTGTAGAACAATCTTGGGGTGACGTACAAACGTCTTACCAAAGAAGAAATGACCTTATAGGCAACTTGGTAAATACCGTAAAAGGAGCTGCTGATTTCGAGAAAGGAACTTTGACAGCCGTAATCGAGGCTAGAGCAAAAGCTACATCAGTAACTGTGGATCCAAAAAATATTACACCGGAGCAATTGGCACAATTTAACCAAGCACAAAGTGGTGTAAGTAGTTCATTATCTAAATTATTATTAACTGTTGAAGCCTATCCAGAATTGAAAGCCAATGCGAATTTCTTGAAACTACAAGACGAATTGGCAAGTACAGAGAATCAAATTCTAACAGCTAGAACGCGTTTTAACGAAGCGGTTAAACCGTATAACACGCATATTAAAACCTTTCCAAATTCATTGTTCGCAGGGATTTTTGGATTTAAAGAAAAAGCTTATTTTCAAGCAGTTGCAGGAGCTGAAAAACCAGTTGAAGTAAAATTCTAA
- a CDS encoding TPM domain-containing protein: MSKVEDFLTKEEEQAIVEAIRMAEKETSGEIRVHIEKTTSKAHYDRALEVFHDLGMDATELKNGVLIYVAVEDHQFVICGDKGINEVVPADFWDCTKDVMATQFKSGNFKQGLIDGITRAGEKLQHYFPYHESDTNELSNEISKG, from the coding sequence ATGTCAAAAGTAGAAGATTTTTTAACCAAAGAAGAAGAACAAGCGATTGTTGAAGCTATCCGTATGGCTGAAAAAGAAACTTCTGGCGAAATTCGAGTTCATATAGAAAAAACAACTTCCAAAGCTCATTATGACCGAGCTTTGGAAGTTTTTCACGATTTAGGAATGGATGCCACCGAACTCAAAAATGGGGTTTTGATTTATGTTGCCGTAGAAGATCATCAATTTGTAATTTGTGGTGACAAAGGCATCAACGAAGTTGTTCCTGCCGATTTCTGGGATTGTACCAAAGATGTTATGGCGACCCAATTCAAGTCTGGAAACTTCAAGCAAGGATTAATAGACGGAATCACAAGAGCTGGTGAAAAATTGCAACACTACTTCCCTTATCACGAAAGTGACACGAATGAATTATCAAACGAAATATCTAAAGGTTAA
- a CDS encoding TPM domain-containing protein, whose product MKNSKNIIPNSTGIFPFTFFLLGFFTFTVSFAQFTIPEKPSFQTSVYDYAKVLSADEKAQLEEKLIRYSDSTTTQIVVITIESLKGEDVSLLATKWGQTWGIGGTEKDDNGVVILLAKAERKIAINPGYGLEDRLTAGIGGEIIRNIIIPEFKAGSYYRGLDKGADALFDVFKGKYKGERKQNKNKNFPILPLIIIVVIILVLASKNKRGGGGNSGNSGGGGPSLLDVIILSNLGRGGFGGGSGGFGGGSSGGGFGGGGFGGGFGGGGFSGGGSSGSW is encoded by the coding sequence ATGAAAAATTCCAAAAATATAATTCCAAATTCTACAGGGATTTTTCCGTTTACCTTTTTTTTACTTGGTTTTTTTACTTTCACTGTCAGTTTTGCACAATTTACAATTCCAGAAAAACCTAGTTTTCAAACTTCGGTTTATGATTATGCCAAGGTGCTAAGTGCAGATGAAAAAGCACAATTAGAAGAAAAACTCATTCGCTATTCTGATTCGACAACGACTCAAATTGTAGTCATTACCATCGAAAGTCTGAAAGGCGAAGATGTAAGTCTTTTAGCCACAAAATGGGGACAAACTTGGGGGATTGGCGGAACAGAAAAAGACGATAACGGCGTCGTTATTTTATTGGCAAAAGCCGAAAGAAAAATTGCCATCAACCCTGGCTATGGATTGGAAGACCGACTGACAGCTGGTATTGGCGGTGAAATAATCAGAAACATTATCATTCCTGAATTTAAAGCCGGAAGTTATTACAGAGGTTTAGACAAAGGTGCCGATGCGCTGTTTGATGTTTTCAAAGGCAAATACAAAGGCGAGAGAAAACAAAATAAAAACAAAAATTTTCCAATTTTACCACTGATTATCATTGTGGTAATTATTCTCGTTCTTGCTTCCAAAAATAAAAGAGGCGGAGGAGGAAATTCAGGAAATTCTGGCGGTGGCGGACCAAGTTTGCTAGATGTCATTATTTTAAGTAATTTGGGTCGTGGCGGATTTGGCGGCGGTTCCGGCGGATTTGGCGGAGGCTCTTCTGGAGGAGGATTTGGTGGTGGCGGCTTTGGAGGCGGTTTCGGCGGAGGAGGATTTTCTGGCGGTGGAAGCAGCGGAAGTTGGTAG
- a CDS encoding RrF2 family transcriptional regulator, whose protein sequence is MLSQKTKYALKALLFLAQQEEGYIARTVEIAEAANIPKKFLEQILLELKRGHFVSSKQGKLGGYYLIKSKNTITLADIHRLFDGAIALLPCASLNFYEPCLDCKTESECLLRLGFIAVREKTLAAMESITIASLINK, encoded by the coding sequence ATGCTATCACAAAAAACAAAATATGCGCTTAAAGCTTTGCTATTTTTAGCCCAGCAAGAGGAAGGTTATATTGCCCGAACTGTTGAAATTGCTGAAGCTGCCAATATTCCCAAAAAGTTTTTGGAACAAATCTTATTGGAGCTTAAAAGGGGGCATTTTGTGAGTAGCAAACAAGGAAAATTAGGCGGTTACTATCTCATAAAATCCAAAAACACCATCACACTGGCGGATATTCATCGCTTATTTGATGGTGCAATTGCGCTTCTTCCTTGTGCTTCCTTAAATTTTTACGAGCCTTGTTTGGACTGCAAAACCGAGTCGGAATGCCTATTAAGACTAGGATTTATTGCCGTTCGAGAAAAGACCTTGGCCGCGATGGAAAGTATTACCATTGCTTCTTTGATTAATAAATAA
- a CDS encoding DUF2490 domain-containing protein: protein MRHLRIYYLVFICFTLHAQTEKNVDHQSLLWTRYYNILTLNDKWTVHSEFDNRIFLNPVKENLYEFRIQGRFKMNPEIELGAGFAYFSTATQDPEIQPDFNLPEYRGQQDLIWKQEFKNFSLQQRFQVEERFFQNANKEELLPGTTFFWRFRYRIQGDYTFWKKEHQFLKAIIYDELMINGGKNIIKNTFDQNRIYAALHYGVNKNIAIELGYLKSFQQRASGVDYFDRDIIRFTFFHKIYL, encoded by the coding sequence ATGAGGCATTTAAGAATTTATTATTTAGTATTTATTTGTTTTACTTTACATGCCCAAACCGAAAAAAATGTAGATCACCAAAGTTTGCTTTGGACCCGATATTACAATATTTTGACCTTAAACGACAAATGGACTGTACATTCTGAATTTGACAATCGTATCTTTTTAAACCCAGTCAAAGAAAACCTATATGAGTTTCGAATTCAAGGGCGGTTTAAAATGAATCCTGAAATTGAACTAGGAGCGGGATTTGCCTATTTTTCTACCGCTACTCAAGATCCCGAGATCCAACCTGACTTTAATCTGCCTGAATACCGTGGTCAACAAGATTTGATTTGGAAGCAAGAGTTTAAGAACTTTAGTTTGCAACAACGTTTTCAGGTGGAAGAACGATTTTTTCAAAATGCAAATAAGGAGGAATTACTGCCAGGAACGACTTTTTTTTGGAGATTTAGATATCGAATTCAAGGAGATTATACTTTTTGGAAAAAAGAACATCAATTTCTTAAAGCCATTATTTATGACGAACTAATGATCAATGGCGGAAAAAATATAATAAAAAATACCTTTGACCAAAACCGAATTTATGCTGCCTTACATTATGGTGTTAACAAAAATATCGCCATTGAATTGGGTTATTTAAAGAGTTTTCAACAACGTGCCAGCGGCGTTGATTATTTTGACCGGGACATCATTCGCTTTACATTTTTTCACAAAATTTATCTGTAA
- a CDS encoding outer membrane beta-barrel protein, whose translation MSKYFCFSILFFFLLTSNAQNDINVSGTVLDINTQLPIEFATVFFSNVKDSTVIDYTTTDKNGVFKLNTKKYETPVFLKVNHTDYQTFVEEQPSLLENKNFGKLYLLNNKYALNDVVIVQEVPVRIKKDTLEFNAASFKVRPDANVETLLKQLPGVDIDSDGKITVNGKDVTQFLVNGKPFFDKDGAMALKNLPADIISKIQVSDFKTKKEELAKQESTSDFASINITIDEKKNKGVFGKFLAGYGSSDRYESSFILNFFNNKQKISVLASSNNINATGFSMDDVFDNMGGGRNNRKDVTASAGGKGITQSNIAGFSYSDEWSKKMEAVGSYDFKNTTNTNESKAKQLNFLPAGANITDSESKTKNENTTNKTNFELEYKINPTTRLIFTPNLSQGHSNNSTIFSSDTQNDKGEALNESDSRSTRDNNNFLFGNTINFNKVFKKKSRNLSFVFTNTNSANDSDALIVSKTVFFVNNRPNIERNQNSLTNTTLGSYSADLEFTEPITDSLRVRVGVDLDWSRDENDLKTYDFDSASQSYTDLNESQSNFLSSSRNSVRPKVGVTYEKNKYTFNFNSSTSVTDYDNHSLYLNKATDLNQKYFLPFTNVQIRYKISRSKYFSMKYDYSNSLPTPLQLMPVANLANPLNTIIGNPNLNPTETQTASISFKNYNFRARTGYNIYLKSDFYQNEIVSTAIFDANGKKTTTYFNIDDTFSTSFGGNWNQSIKKEAHVLRYGLSLNGNYSFDKGFTNAVFFSTRAIRVTPGIYGSYDYGELLTIAPSYRFTYNETRYENYLIDANSTVLHNVNLQTTTYWPENWVFGNDFGYTYNSNISSEFKKDFFLWNTSLSYSFFDKKMMLKMKVYDVLNQNQSVTRNLSPTAIRDEENTVLKRYAMFSLTYKMGEFRGKKKKGKEREKQKDEDEI comes from the coding sequence ATGTCTAAATATTTTTGTTTTTCTATACTTTTCTTTTTTTTACTTACGTCAAATGCGCAAAATGATATCAATGTCAGCGGAACCGTTTTAGACATCAATACTCAATTGCCTATTGAGTTTGCTACCGTATTTTTTTCAAATGTTAAAGATTCGACGGTAATTGATTATACTACTACGGATAAAAATGGGGTATTTAAATTGAATACAAAAAAATACGAAACCCCAGTTTTTTTAAAAGTAAATCATACGGATTATCAGACTTTTGTCGAAGAACAACCTAGCCTTTTAGAAAATAAAAATTTCGGAAAATTATATTTATTAAACAACAAATACGCCTTGAATGATGTTGTTATTGTACAGGAAGTTCCGGTTCGAATAAAAAAAGATACCTTAGAATTTAATGCTGCCTCATTTAAAGTCCGTCCGGATGCCAATGTAGAAACCTTATTAAAGCAATTGCCCGGAGTTGATATTGATAGTGATGGTAAAATCACCGTAAACGGCAAAGATGTGACTCAGTTTTTGGTCAACGGCAAGCCATTTTTTGATAAAGACGGTGCAATGGCATTGAAAAATTTGCCGGCGGACATTATCAGTAAAATTCAGGTCTCCGATTTCAAAACCAAAAAAGAAGAATTGGCAAAACAAGAATCAACTTCCGACTTTGCGAGCATCAATATTACAATTGACGAAAAGAAAAACAAAGGTGTTTTTGGTAAATTTTTAGCGGGGTACGGGTCTAGTGATCGGTATGAGAGTAGCTTTATTTTAAACTTTTTTAATAACAAACAGAAAATAAGTGTTCTCGCTTCCTCTAATAACATAAATGCAACTGGTTTTTCGATGGACGACGTGTTTGATAATATGGGAGGAGGACGGAATAACAGAAAAGATGTTACAGCATCGGCAGGAGGAAAGGGTATTACACAATCTAATATTGCCGGCTTCAGTTATTCTGACGAATGGTCGAAAAAAATGGAAGCAGTAGGAAGCTATGATTTTAAGAATACTACGAACACCAATGAAAGCAAAGCAAAACAACTTAACTTTTTGCCGGCGGGAGCCAATATAACCGATTCAGAATCTAAAACTAAAAACGAAAATACTACCAATAAAACAAATTTTGAATTAGAATATAAAATAAACCCTACAACGAGACTGATCTTTACACCAAATTTAAGTCAAGGTCATTCAAATAATAGCACTATTTTTTCCAGTGATACTCAAAACGATAAAGGAGAGGCATTAAATGAAAGTGATTCAAGATCAACCAGAGACAACAATAATTTTCTTTTTGGGAACACCATCAATTTCAATAAAGTGTTCAAGAAAAAGTCCCGAAATCTAAGTTTTGTTTTTACCAACACCAATAGTGCGAATGATTCCGACGCATTGATTGTCTCCAAAACTGTTTTTTTTGTAAATAACAGACCCAATATTGAGCGAAATCAGAATAGTTTGACCAACACAACTTTAGGGTCGTATTCAGCCGATTTAGAATTTACAGAACCAATTACGGACTCTTTGCGTGTTAGAGTTGGAGTAGATTTAGATTGGAGTAGGGACGAAAATGACTTGAAAACCTATGATTTTGATAGTGCGTCCCAATCCTATACCGATTTAAATGAGTCGCAATCTAATTTTTTATCGTCAAGTCGAAATTCGGTGCGGCCGAAAGTGGGTGTGACTTACGAGAAAAACAAGTACACCTTTAATTTCAATTCGAGTACCTCTGTGACGGATTATGACAATCATTCCTTGTACTTGAATAAAGCAACAGATTTGAATCAAAAGTATTTTCTTCCCTTTACCAATGTACAAATTAGATATAAAATAAGTCGTTCTAAGTATTTCTCGATGAAATACGATTATAGTAATTCGCTTCCCACGCCATTGCAATTGATGCCTGTTGCGAATTTGGCAAATCCGTTAAACACCATTATTGGTAATCCAAATTTGAATCCCACTGAAACGCAAACGGCTAGTATTAGTTTCAAAAACTATAATTTTAGAGCTCGAACAGGCTATAATATTTATTTAAAATCAGATTTTTATCAGAATGAAATCGTATCGACTGCGATATTTGATGCCAATGGAAAAAAAACCACTACTTATTTCAATATCGATGATACTTTTTCGACCTCATTTGGCGGAAACTGGAATCAGAGCATCAAAAAAGAGGCTCACGTCCTGCGGTATGGTCTTTCTTTAAATGGAAATTATTCTTTTGACAAAGGATTTACAAATGCGGTATTTTTTAGTACTCGTGCCATTAGAGTGACGCCTGGAATTTATGGAAGTTATGATTATGGAGAACTTTTAACTATTGCGCCCTCGTATCGGTTTACTTACAACGAGACTCGATATGAAAATTATTTGATCGATGCCAATTCGACTGTTTTGCACAATGTAAATTTGCAAACGACTACCTATTGGCCAGAAAATTGGGTTTTCGGGAATGATTTTGGTTATACTTACAATTCTAATATTTCAAGTGAATTCAAAAAGGATTTCTTTTTGTGGAATACCAGTTTGTCGTATAGTTTTTTTGATAAGAAGATGATGTTGAAAATGAAAGTCTATGATGTTTTAAATCAGAATCAAAGCGTTACCCGAAATTTGTCGCCCACAGCAATTCGCGATGAAGAAAATACAGTTCTCAAACGCTATGCTATGTTTTCACTAACTTATAAAATGGGAGAATTTCGCGGTAAAAAGAAAAAGGGCAAGGAACGTGAAAAGCAGAAAGACGAGGATGAAATTTAA